ATTGATCGTCCGTGGAAATTTGATCACACCACCAAAGCAGCCTTCACGGTTACAGGGATTCAAGTGGATTTGAACAGAATTCCTAATGCTATGGTAAGCATACTAAATGCTCTACTGTGTCGCCAATCACTCATAGTTTTTCACAGACATTTGTATCTCTGTGTCTTTGCCTTATACAGCTTAgtcttacagaaaaattataaaGTTATCTTTGTATTAATCTTATCATAATTACATTCTTGACTAGGAAATGAAATAGGTCAAGTAGTgacctttttagctccgctgtcagcgacgcggagcttatcaaataggttgattttccgtcgtcgtccgtcgtcgtccgtcgtccgtcgtccgtcgtcgtcgtcgtcgtcgtcgtccgtcaacaattgccttctcctctgaaaccgcaagtccaattgctttgaaattttatatgcggttcacttggggtgacctcacttaagtttgttcaaatcgtggtgaaatttgtatttttggggcattttttggtgtttttggtaaaaaaatcttcttctctgaaaccgcttgtccgattgctttgaaatttaatatgcagtttacttatggtgacttcagtcagatttcttcaaatcgtggtgaaatttgcatatttgtatttttaaggcaatttttgtcatttttggtaaaaaatctttaaaaatcttcttcttcaaaactaccggtcagatagctttgaaatttggtacatatgtccctagggatgatctatttaagatttgttcaaattgtgaagaaatatgcaaatttgcatttttaaggcaatttttgccatttttggtcaaaaaatgtatttctcaaaaagtactggtctgatagttttgaaatttggtatacaggtttctatagatgcacttagtaatatatattgaatttctgatgaaatctgtaattttgtatttttgggcaatttttgccatttttggtcaaaaaatgtgtattgccaaaactactcatctgatagctttgaaatttggtatagaggttcctacacatgaactaaatgatatgtattgaaattatgatgaaatctgcaattttgtatttttggggcaatttttgccatttttggtcaaaaaatgtgtatttccaaaagtactcatctgatagctttgcaatttagtatacaggttcctacagatcaccttaatgatatttgtagaaattatgatgaaatctgcgattttgtaattttggggcaatttttgctatttttggtccaaaaacgtgtttctcaaaaagtactggtctgatagctttgaaatttggtatacaggttcctacagatgagctaagtaatatatatttaatttctcctgaaatctgtaattttgtatttttggggcaatttttgcaattttaggtcaaaaaatgtgtatttcaacaactgctcatctgatagctttgaaatttggtatacaggtttccatagatgaactacatgatatttattgaaataatgatgaaatctgcaattttgaattttgtggcaatttttcccatttttggtcaaatatgtgtttctcaaaaagtactggtctaacagctttgaaatttggtatacaggtttctatagatgaactcaatttgatcttttgaaattatgatgaaatctgcaattttattttgggggggcaattgttgccatttttggtcagaaaattttattctcaaaacactactcatcagatagctttggttgacatgttcctagggatgatccgatgtgatatattcaaagtatgatgaaatcttcaattgtgtatttttgcagcttattttagccacttttttctggccactgcattgagctatcaaagatttcctccttcttcatcaacatgtgtcaaaaatagttattctctacataaacacagcggagctatatcggccgctaggtcgcttgttcatGTAATGTAACAACAGTTTTGACTTCTCACTGCCTGCAGTGTTTCAACCCAGAGGCATTAATGGatagaaacaaaagaaactcaTTAAATAACAATCACTTTTATTGTCATGTAAATATCTAGGAGAACACATTATCAGTATTCTTTTAATGAATATATATTGTATGTAAATATAAGGTttaaactgaatatacaataaCATCAGCGAATATATTGACTCCTAAATGTGCtataattttattgatatttcaatGCATGCATCTGTCTGGCCTTGTCAGTATTTGAAGAGCAAATATCTATCTACATGAGTGCTTCTCAAATTTCATTCCATTGATGAACATTTTGCCAGTACTTTCCCCAGGCatggaaaaacaaaacagatatCGAATTAATTAAGTACACACCCTGAAACGCAACGTTAAGATATTTTACTGAAACTTTCCTCACTGAAATGTTAAACCTCTTTCTATCAAAATCAAGACTAAAATCAGaaatcactgtgcaaatttgggTACTTCAGAAACATAATCTTAAATTTACTGGTATTTCCAAATAGCCCTATGTTGACTCcataataatgattaaaattttggatttataCAAAAACAAGgcattgaaaactttatttactacACAAGCTTCAAATGAGTCTACACcaaagaaatattgtaaaaatttgagagtccaaatatttatCATCTAGGTGCATCCTGCCTAAAGGATACAATTGACTGGGTAGATTTTTCTTTAATCAGCTAGCACAGCAAGATGAAGATGAGAAGACAGTCTGCTGTCTGTGTTGTGCCAGTGGTCCCATCACCATGACCGCGTCAGTAGACAGAAGTGGTTACACCCCAggtgaaaagattaaagtgAATGTTGATGTCAACAATGTCAGCTCTCGAGACATCTTGGAAATGGAAGTGTCGCTCGTGCAGGTAGAGTGATGacttttgccccccccccctcccccccccccccccccccccccccccccgcctttttggtcaaatgtCATTTGTAATTTCATGTTCTTCAAAGGGGATACAAGAACATAGAGACATACTGTCTTAGCATACCTATTGAACATCTGTATTGTGATCAAATATAGATCCCAATCATCTATTTTTAGGCAGTGTATGCTCCAGCGACGTATGGTCTTGCATGCCAATGCTCTTTGTGTGTTTTGTAGGACATCATCAGTGTCCATCTGGTGTCTGTATCTAAATTTGAACCAATGTGTAAATATAAGTGAAGAGTGCAAGGCTGAATGTAAAATTATTGGtgcatttgcatgtttttggGAGCTAGGACCTGTGGATGAtattaacatacatgtacatgtatatcatgttAAATTTATGCGTAAACTTTTCAGCATTAGACTTGTTGTATAATTACTGCATTGTAGAATTATCATGTAAGTAGGATACAGCGTGTGTAACACAGAAAACTCAGTTTATACATGTGTATCTCCTGCACATGTATGTCTTGAAGTAGAGGCTTTCTGGATTGGCCACTGCCTTACATCTCCCCATTTTCCCTCACCAGAAAGTCGTATATACAGCATATCGCCATGGTTCAGGGAGAGCTCACCATCGTCATAGCAAAAACAAAGTGTCGATATTAAATGGTCCCGGCTGTCAACCCAATGGTACAATCAATTGGAGAGATCAGTATCTACCTATTCCACCAATACCTGCCTCCGGCTTGGAAGGCTGTGAATTTATCGACATTTATTATGTTGTACATGTAAGTTTCTTTCCAGTCAGGGAGCCTTACCGGGCACCAGTACATAAGTGGTACTAACAATACAATGCAGTCAGTGACACTATTATGGACTATTGTGCTTTGTCTATGGCAGGTATGACATCATCAATTTGTTGCAATACCACTACTGTAATGTTGCCCATTACTGTTTTCACTATATGAAAGTGTCCATGCTGATCTCTATcaccaaactttaaaaaaatcaatcacTAGACTATCagatattttaaccctttgagcgccgaagacaatttttgtcacctatatcaaaatatatagcagtcaatttttttctaatttttgctaaaattttgataaaaatctgaagccaataaaatgtggtgttcatttggtccaaaattgtcaaaaaattacagaaaaatttacaaaattggtaaaatgctgcacactacaattttggtgggaaaaattgcagcgctcaaagggttaattccaGATAACAGTGCATAGTGCATGAGTGATAAAAAATCAAACAGTCAACATTGGGAGCTGGCATTTTGTATAAAGTGAAAACACAACTTTTTGCATGAAAGTTACCAGACTGGGAGTCTTATCTCCACACAAGAAGTAAGGCACTACATAAGATTATCGGACACGAATCCTTGGATATGCATAAGGGGGTTTGAACATGTAGGGATGATGCTGCTTATCCTTATGCTTTCCTGGTTACTACAATAAATGTGATGTCATGGCCATATGGTCCATGGTAACTAATACGTTGAGGGCGGTGTCAGTTCTCTGCATTCCTATACACACATATGGGTCGTGCTATCTACGTCAAAAGGCTGTGCTATTTGATGCAAATACACACTGATTTCACACTGTACATGCAAATTACGTGGTTTGCACATTaaacttttcaaactttgaaattcaCACACATTACTTAGTGTCAATATGGTTAACATGCATATATGTAAGGCTCATGGGGTGCTTTACTGTTTGTGTCAGGTAAGGTACATGTAGTTCTGCCTTATCTCTCAAAATGTAAGACACGGTATATAGCAAGATATATTTTAGACCTAATGCCAACACCATTTTGTATTTGTGAACCCTTTCTCCACATTTCCCTGTGTAGAGATCCAACTTTACAATAGAAAATTACACGTACAATGGGATTTGGCTAAACTATGGCAAAACAGAGTATcaaatttataatttctttataaTTTTGGTGAGGGAAGAATGTACTGATGCATAAATTTTCATGTCTTATGTCTTTGCATACAGTTTGGAAAGTGAGGAAGCAAAAAATAGAATGATTGTTTTGGGCATTTAAATATTTTGCTCAGCTGTCTTTCCAATGttgttgaaagtttgtttgctTTGATTTGCAGTGTGAAGCCGATGTAAGTGGCACTCCGTTTGATCTAGATGTCTCCATACCGGTGACCATTGGTAACATACCTTTACAACAGTTATATGGCTTTGACTTCAGCAATGTAGCGTATCCACCGATCCCTGGAGGGCCTGCACCGTCAGCTCCACCGCCTCCTCTATCAGATTATCCTCCCGCTGAAGCTGCTTTGCGtgagtacatgtatttacagatTCTGTTATGGATTTCaatcagtgtgcgaaattaacgtcggtccgacggtccgagaccgacagatttctcgtcgggccgaaagtttttagcaccatgtcggtccttatgaccgactggaatttggaatagatgatgaaaatttccccgtcaagacctgtaagaGATCCAGATAATGACTAACTTGAATCATATTGATTCAgaattgaatgtcatgcacctatcaatgttttccaccgtgggagtgcggggcaacagggatattgatcgcacttcgtgtcctgaTAGACGCGTTCAATacataaacggttcatagaagagtttaagacaaaaccTACTACGAGTACAGTGCTGTTGCCTAAACATATTTAGTTTTGAACATGGgggtatttttttacctccatggttttgaactacgcccaaTACAAGGATAAGATGTTACACAACAGCCCAATagtgctacctgcagtcgacagtcaagttcacgtttcgctacgtttgtttctggaccgctagaacatattgcttgctcgttggtcttcaaccaaGGTTCACAAAACCGACTGTTAGCACGATATATATCGTCGTGATAACAAGtgtaaattttataaaacatagcgtccttatcataacagttttgtgaagttgcacgatccgtcgtgtTTACTCTCACTCTCATAGGCCGGGCCGatagtagggcttcaaattgtttcaatgtataccgttttacgacaggcatgcaaaactcaacgtcatcctgggctgtacgcctaaatatcgcaaaaaattacgtcttttaagattttacggtatcattaactgatcgtgtcgcgatcgttttcagcagtatacagtgtctgtcaaacttttcagaatcattttaaaaggcgatgagacccagcaatcgctcagtcaaaacttttcaatcagaaaatatgcattcatttccgcgagtggcgacgtgtgccattcatgttgtctgcaatttctataatcgagaaaaaagttacgatacttgtcctttaaattaaaagtataacttcacctgtttcttcatgaatgcaacagaggccacatttaagcacatttattttttgaaaaattttgaaagtaagccatacgtcatatcaaaattcatacaaagtattttcttccttctgctttacattacaattaaaaaagacgtagtgatcaatgtttgcataaaaaaatattcacacactccccttactcatgaccgttttcagggtactaaggTATTCACTCACTTCTCTACCACTCacgttggctaatttcagaagtgatttttcagctcgccaaccattttcaaatcacaatatcacatgccctggtgtagtgtacaattttACACAGCCATATAGAGAACACCACCTGCCATAGACtgtcatgagagacaaactgtCTCGCTTTCATCACCCACACGTAGTCAGTGCATGGGCCTGTATTCgccggcccctgggtgtttgacatcattttatggtccgaaagtgggggatttgacatggctagaaaaaaagtcaaattctcctgttagtcccatagCCCCCCCcccgtggtggaaaacattgataaatgtgtgcgcatgacagtgaggaagatgagggctgtgatctttttcagattccagatcatgtagctGAATGAtgcattcacttacactattctgcaatctatgtgaacaatagtccttttgtattgaaaaaaggacaagaaaaaataaatattacaacatccAAAAGCATAGTATTAGTCGAGAGAgtgttgactttaatggtcgttaaaaactgcatttattgaggaccggcagttttctgtaaggacctgaagctttggcttggtgcaggtccttatgacctgaagctattttctcttaatttcgcacactgattTCAATAGTGGCAAAGTTCATGGAAAACTGTGACCGATCATCAAAGTCCTGAcaggaattcatttgtcaacaataacggtGGTCTCTTAAAGGCTATGGTTATAAGTAGAATACTGGGCAATGAATTCACGATTGAAAGAGCAGACTAGGAAAATGTAGTCGATTCAAAGAACAATgttactgaaaaaattacaCCAAAGGCCAGAGGAAATTTAACAATGACTTCGTAAGAGATGACATATCAGTGGTTATACACTAGTATACATCAgacacttttttattttgagtttgtaTAGTGTATTTACATcactgtaaattgtaaatttgtaaatcacctTGATTTAGTAATGTGTGTTCAGGACTTTGTTTTGCGATACGTTTGTCGACAAGACAGGCTTATATTTTACACCGTGTGCAAGGTCACAGTTTGATCAACCAGGAGAGAGGTAATACTGTAGCTCAGAGATGTGCTTGAAGTCATGAAAAGTGAATGAGATCCATACACCTCTGAAAGTACGTGCCACCGAATCTGAGCTTGTATTTGCGCGACATGCTGCGACGTAGAAaattaacatacatgtaccattaCTTGACCAGTATGCATGGTTCTCCGTTACAGCTCCACCACCGTCTTATGAAGCCATATATTCAGGACAAACTTCCATCaaggatgatgatgacaatgactATACCCGTGGCCAACTAGACTTTGCGCCACGCTACTCGTATTACAACTGGGATGCCCACAAGACTtgagtcagtcagtcagtcagtcagaacGCCATTGTAATAATTGTTCATTATAATGGTCCATGGTGTCAAATCAATTTAACATGAAATATATTCAGCTTCTTGT
This is a stretch of genomic DNA from Ptychodera flava strain L36383 chromosome 21, AS_Pfla_20210202, whole genome shotgun sequence. It encodes these proteins:
- the LOC139121826 gene encoding arrestin domain-containing protein 3-like, which codes for MGKLKTYVITFNGDRQVYNPGEVVSGLVIVDLAEPLQCRGVRVKFQGKAYTHWTESEGSGDNRRTISYSATKYYFNDEVTVWGKQVGDRSGENPTLPAGTHQFPYQLQLPMSGLANSFEGTVGYVRYTIKSNIDRPWKFDHTTKAAFTVTGIQVDLNRIPNAMLAQQDEDEKTVCCLCCASGPITMTASVDRSGYTPGEKIKVNVDVNNVSSRDILEMEVSLVQKVVYTAYRHGSGRAHHRHSKNKVSILNGPGCQPNGTINWRDQYLPIPPIPASGLEGCEFIDIYYVVHCEADVSGTPFDLDVSIPVTIGNIPLQQLYGFDFSNVAYPPIPGGPAPSAPPPPLSDYPPAEAALPPPPSYEAIYSGQTSIKDDDDNDYTRGQLDFAPRYSYYNWDAHKT